One Synechococcus sp. JA-2-3B'a(2-13) genomic window carries:
- a CDS encoding aldo/keto reductase has protein sequence MLYRRFGRTQQLVSVFSLGSMRLVNVPRDQAQATVEAALAAGINHIETAQAYGHAEVLLGEILQTLPFSRHRLILTSKLTPTDGLRERLQGSLRRLRVDYLDQFAFHGINLPEHLEWVLQKGLPILQQLQQEGWVRHIGFSTHGSLELILQAIQTGCFDFVNLHHHFFQQRNAPALEAAAQQDMGVFIISPADKGGMLYRPPQHLQECCAPFSPLEFAYRFLLADPRVHTLSLGITHPEELQVALSALQDPDRWWVDGPQIQERLRQAEQERLGSSRCTQCYACLPCPEGIHIPEVLRLRNLAIAHEMTEFAQYRYNMFGQAGHWFPGSLADRCTECGDCLPRCPEHLPIPELLAEAHQLLHRSPIRRLWE, from the coding sequence ATGCTTTACCGTCGCTTTGGGCGCACCCAACAGCTGGTCTCGGTTTTTTCTCTGGGCAGCATGCGCTTGGTCAATGTGCCCAGGGATCAAGCTCAGGCAACCGTTGAGGCAGCCCTAGCCGCAGGGATCAACCACATCGAAACGGCTCAGGCTTATGGCCATGCCGAGGTGCTCTTGGGCGAGATTTTGCAAACCCTGCCCTTTTCACGCCATCGGTTGATTCTGACCAGCAAACTCACTCCCACAGATGGGTTGCGAGAGCGGCTTCAGGGATCCCTGCGCCGTCTGCGGGTGGATTACTTGGATCAATTTGCCTTTCATGGCATCAACCTGCCGGAACACCTGGAGTGGGTGCTGCAGAAAGGGCTGCCGATTCTCCAGCAGCTCCAGCAGGAAGGCTGGGTGCGCCACATTGGGTTTTCCACCCATGGATCCCTGGAGTTAATTTTGCAGGCCATCCAGACAGGATGCTTTGACTTTGTTAATTTGCACCATCACTTTTTCCAACAGCGCAATGCACCGGCCCTAGAAGCGGCTGCCCAGCAAGATATGGGCGTGTTCATCATTTCTCCTGCCGATAAAGGGGGAATGCTCTATCGCCCGCCCCAACACCTGCAGGAGTGCTGTGCACCTTTCAGCCCCTTGGAGTTTGCCTATCGTTTTTTGCTGGCGGATCCCCGTGTTCACACCCTCAGCCTGGGCATCACTCATCCTGAGGAGCTACAGGTGGCCTTGTCGGCTTTACAGGATCCCGACCGTTGGTGGGTGGATGGCCCTCAGATTCAGGAGCGGTTGCGCCAAGCCGAGCAGGAACGCTTGGGATCCAGCCGCTGCACCCAGTGCTACGCCTGCCTGCCCTGCCCAGAAGGGATCCACATTCCCGAAGTGCTGCGTTTGCGCAACTTGGCCATTGCCCACGAGATGACGGAGTTTGCCCAGTACCGCTACAACATGTTCGGCCAAGCTGGGCATTGGTTTCCGGGGTCACTTGCCGACCGCTGTACCGAATGCGGTGACTGCTTACCCCGCTGCCCAGAACATCTGCCTATCCCGGAGTTGCTGGCCGAAGCCCACCAGTTGCTGCATCGCTCTCCAATCCGGCGGCTCTGGGAATGA
- the ruvX gene encoding Holliday junction resolvase RuvX, producing the protein MTDSLHSARLKSERVLIGFDPGRDKCGIAVVQVFTQTELKVLHREVVPSAAALSRLQTLRQQFQAEQVILGNQTTAQAWKSQLESILPPQQIVLVDERHSSQEARQRYWDFHPPQGWERLLPKGMRVPAKAYDDLVALILVERYCRGRDTAEPT; encoded by the coding sequence ATGACGGATTCACTCCATTCGGCAAGGCTGAAGAGCGAACGAGTGCTGATCGGTTTCGACCCAGGGCGCGACAAATGCGGCATTGCTGTGGTGCAGGTGTTTACGCAAACGGAGCTGAAGGTTTTACACCGGGAGGTGGTCCCTTCCGCGGCAGCGCTGTCTAGACTACAAACGCTCCGGCAACAGTTTCAGGCGGAGCAAGTGATCCTGGGCAATCAGACGACGGCCCAAGCCTGGAAGTCTCAACTGGAATCCATTCTCCCCCCGCAGCAGATTGTCCTGGTGGATGAGCGGCACAGCTCCCAAGAGGCCCGTCAGCGCTACTGGGATTTTCACCCACCGCAGGGATGGGAGCGGCTGTTGCCCAAGGGGATGCGGGTGCCCGCCAAGGCTTACGATGATCTGGTGGCTCTCATTCTGGTGGAGCGGTACTGTCGTGGGCGAGATACGGCTGAGCCGACGTGA
- a CDS encoding extracellular solute-binding protein has product MGEIRLSRRELLQGILLGLMAAGCGGPDAHLPLVVALKQGIPASLLNEFRRRTQARFRLQLLDERDQLLAYLQQSVQPADAAWWDPGGWFRRRLPVAALSLLGADALDRAIAAGWLAPLPASLLGERWQNLDPRWQAAALREGQIWGVPWRWGVTAIAYRRDRVREPIRDWADLWRPELAGKLTLPDHPREVIGLTLKKMGRSYNDPLNPEDVELRQELGSLHRQVLTYTSSDYLPILRLADSWVAVGWSQDLYATQANYPELAVVIPASGSAIWWDVWVRPHVEDHAHEDNAHTESTQTDSGSLLADWLDFVLNPEFAPRLVNLSGIPSVLPLDLAQLAPRLQRRADLQISTWQRSEIWRPLSSAEAESYLNLWDQMRRGLL; this is encoded by the coding sequence GTGGGCGAGATACGGCTGAGCCGACGTGAGCTTCTACAGGGGATCCTGCTGGGGCTAATGGCGGCAGGATGTGGGGGGCCGGATGCACACCTGCCTCTTGTCGTGGCGCTCAAGCAAGGGATCCCCGCCAGTTTGCTCAACGAGTTTCGCCGCCGCACCCAGGCCCGCTTTCGGCTGCAACTGTTGGATGAGCGGGATCAGTTGTTGGCCTATCTGCAGCAAAGCGTCCAGCCGGCTGATGCAGCCTGGTGGGATCCGGGGGGATGGTTCCGGCGGCGGCTGCCGGTGGCGGCTTTGAGTTTGTTGGGGGCCGACGCTTTGGATCGGGCCATAGCTGCCGGTTGGCTGGCTCCTCTGCCGGCAAGCCTGTTGGGAGAACGATGGCAGAATCTGGATCCCCGTTGGCAAGCTGCGGCACTCCGGGAGGGGCAGATTTGGGGTGTGCCCTGGCGCTGGGGGGTAACGGCCATTGCCTACCGCCGGGATCGGGTGAGGGAGCCCATCCGGGACTGGGCGGATCTGTGGCGGCCTGAGCTGGCCGGCAAACTGACTCTGCCGGATCATCCGCGGGAGGTGATTGGGCTAACCCTAAAGAAAATGGGCCGCTCCTACAACGATCCCCTCAACCCTGAGGATGTGGAATTACGGCAAGAGCTGGGATCCCTGCACCGCCAGGTTTTAACTTACACCTCTTCCGACTACCTGCCCATCTTGCGCTTGGCCGATAGCTGGGTGGCCGTGGGCTGGTCGCAGGATCTCTACGCCACCCAAGCCAACTACCCTGAGCTGGCAGTGGTGATCCCGGCCTCCGGATCCGCCATCTGGTGGGATGTCTGGGTGCGACCCCACGTCGAAGACCATGCCCACGAAGACAATGCCCACACAGAATCAACCCAGACAGATTCCGGATCCCTGTTGGCTGACTGGCTTGATTTTGTCTTGAATCCTGAATTTGCCCCCCGCTTGGTCAATCTGAGCGGGATCCCTTCGGTTTTGCCGCTGGATTTGGCTCAACTTGCCCCACGCCTGCAACGCAGAGCCGACTTGCAAATCTCCACTTGGCAACGCTCGGAGATCTGGCGCCCCCTGAGCTCAGCCGAAGCCGAGTCCTATCTCAACCTCTGGGATCAAATGCGGCGGGGCCTTTTGTAG
- a CDS encoding diflavin flavoprotein — MESKIPARDVQVALIGPSTLVLRSRTWDRLKFELEYARQRGTTANSYLIQARQTLLIDPPGESFTSIFLEELAQHQYLQRLDFILLSHVNFNRIATLKALLPLAPYAMVLCSKPGSITLRAAFEEMDPLPRSRDEEEAADLGIFYNGHQSFRLRVIRDGDRLDLGEGHELHFRTVPTPRHPDALCTYDPATGILYTDKLFGAHVCDEQVFDEHWRQLSEDRRYYFDCLHRNQLPQVKAALAKLEEFPAQIYAPAHGPLVRHSLRRLRLDYHTWCEEDPGEQRVALLYTSAYGNTGLMAMAIAQGLERAGVKVERINCEWATPEEIAQALERCQGFVIGSPTLAGHPPVQIQTALGIILSSVPTTRLAGVFGSYGWSGEAVDLIESKLLNAGFSLGFETIRAKFKPTPEILEACQEAGSQFAQALRKAKRARAPRQTSSETQADRVGQALSRVVGSLCVVTALQGETRRGFLTWSVAQASFNPPGLTLSVNKEQEAELLTYPQAPFVLNILREGKGSNLQRHFQRPQRPGEDRFAGLATATAENGCPILLDALAYLECRVKTWMDCGDRYLVYAEVERGKVLDPTGVTAMRRG; from the coding sequence ATGGAGAGCAAGATCCCCGCCCGCGATGTCCAAGTTGCCCTTATCGGCCCGTCCACGTTGGTTCTCCGCTCCCGCACCTGGGATCGCCTGAAGTTTGAGCTGGAATACGCTCGGCAACGGGGCACCACTGCCAATAGCTACCTCATCCAGGCCCGCCAAACCCTTCTCATCGATCCTCCGGGGGAATCGTTCACCAGCATCTTTTTAGAAGAGCTGGCCCAACACCAGTACCTACAGCGGTTGGACTTTATTTTGCTCAGCCACGTCAACTTTAACCGCATTGCCACTCTCAAGGCCCTATTGCCTCTGGCTCCCTATGCGATGGTGCTCTGCTCCAAACCGGGATCCATTACGCTACGGGCTGCCTTTGAAGAGATGGATCCCTTGCCCCGCAGTCGCGACGAAGAGGAAGCCGCCGATCTGGGCATTTTCTACAATGGCCACCAGTCCTTCCGTTTGCGGGTCATCCGGGATGGGGATCGCCTGGATCTGGGGGAAGGGCATGAGTTGCACTTTCGCACCGTGCCCACACCCCGCCACCCCGATGCCCTCTGTACCTACGATCCGGCTACCGGGATCCTCTACACCGATAAGTTGTTCGGCGCCCATGTGTGCGATGAGCAGGTGTTTGACGAGCATTGGCGGCAGCTCAGCGAAGACCGTCGCTACTACTTCGACTGCTTGCACCGCAACCAATTGCCCCAGGTGAAGGCAGCCCTGGCCAAGTTGGAAGAATTTCCCGCCCAAATCTATGCCCCTGCCCACGGCCCCTTGGTGCGCCACAGCCTGCGGCGCTTGCGGCTGGACTACCACACTTGGTGCGAGGAGGATCCCGGCGAGCAGCGGGTAGCTCTTCTGTACACTTCTGCTTACGGGAATACAGGTTTGATGGCCATGGCCATAGCCCAAGGGTTGGAGCGGGCCGGCGTTAAGGTGGAGCGGATCAACTGCGAATGGGCCACCCCGGAGGAGATCGCCCAAGCTCTGGAGCGCTGCCAAGGGTTTGTTATCGGATCCCCGACCTTGGCCGGCCATCCTCCTGTGCAGATCCAAACCGCCCTTGGCATCATCCTTTCTTCGGTTCCCACCACCCGGTTAGCCGGGGTTTTCGGCTCCTACGGCTGGAGCGGAGAAGCGGTGGATCTCATCGAGAGTAAGTTGCTCAATGCCGGCTTTTCCTTGGGGTTTGAGACGATCCGCGCCAAGTTTAAGCCCACCCCTGAAATCCTAGAAGCCTGTCAAGAGGCGGGATCCCAGTTTGCTCAGGCCCTGCGCAAAGCCAAACGAGCCCGCGCCCCTCGCCAAACCAGCAGCGAAACTCAGGCGGATCGGGTTGGGCAAGCCCTGAGCCGGGTGGTGGGATCCCTGTGCGTAGTTACCGCCCTGCAAGGAGAGACCCGCCGCGGCTTCCTCACCTGGTCGGTGGCCCAGGCTAGCTTCAATCCACCAGGGCTAACCCTGTCGGTGAACAAGGAACAAGAAGCCGAATTGCTGACCTATCCCCAGGCACCCTTTGTGCTCAACATCTTGCGGGAAGGCAAAGGTAGCAACTTGCAGCGGCACTTTCAGCGGCCCCAGCGCCCTGGAGAAGATCGCTTTGCCGGCTTGGCCACGGCCACTGCTGAGAATGGCTGCCCCATTTTGTTGGATGCCTTAGCTTACCTGGAGTGCCGTGTGAAAACTTGGATGGACTGCGGGGATCGCTACCTGGTCTATGCCGAGGTGGAACGGGGCAAGGTGCTGGATCCCACGGGGGTTACGGCCATGCGGCGGGGGTAG
- the pdxA gene encoding 4-hydroxythreonine-4-phosphate dehydrogenase PdxA — protein sequence MSIPRPKLALTLGDPAGIGPEIVLKALADPEVQSCAHITVVGDRQVLEATYRLLRDRSPAPLAHPAGIPMLECDTGFRLQPGCIGQGDADSGAVSFAYLRTAVERTLQGEFQGIVTAPIAKYLWHRAGHRFPGQTEVLAQLSRSEHYGMMFVARSPHSGWQMRVLLATTHIPLGQVPTVLTPERVRTALDLLVGSLRHTFGIPDPVIAVAGLNPHAGEQGQLGSEEKEWLTELLRTYAHAQIWGPLPPDTMWLAPAQAWHGQGSPAVADAYLALYHDQGLIPVKMLAFDRAVNLTTGLPFVRTSPDHGTAFDIAGQGVARCESLKQAILLAAELLGKNPS from the coding sequence ATGAGCATTCCACGGCCCAAACTGGCCCTGACCTTGGGGGATCCCGCGGGAATTGGGCCGGAAATTGTGCTCAAGGCGCTGGCGGATCCTGAGGTGCAGTCTTGCGCCCACATCACGGTTGTAGGGGATCGGCAGGTTCTAGAAGCCACCTATCGCCTGCTGAGAGATCGGTCGCCGGCTCCATTGGCCCATCCGGCAGGGATCCCGATGCTGGAATGCGACACAGGCTTTCGGTTACAGCCTGGCTGTATTGGTCAAGGGGATGCCGACAGTGGTGCGGTTAGTTTTGCTTACCTGAGAACGGCGGTCGAACGGACGTTGCAGGGGGAGTTTCAGGGGATCGTGACAGCGCCCATCGCCAAGTATCTCTGGCATCGAGCCGGCCATCGGTTCCCTGGTCAAACAGAAGTTTTGGCCCAGCTGAGTCGGTCTGAGCACTACGGGATGATGTTTGTTGCCCGTTCCCCCCACAGCGGTTGGCAGATGCGGGTTTTGCTGGCCACCACCCATATTCCCCTCGGCCAGGTGCCCACCGTGCTGACCCCAGAGCGGGTGCGGACAGCGCTGGATTTGCTGGTGGGATCCCTGCGCCACACCTTTGGGATCCCGGATCCTGTGATTGCAGTAGCCGGCCTGAATCCCCATGCCGGCGAACAGGGGCAACTGGGATCGGAGGAAAAAGAATGGCTGACCGAGCTGCTGCGCACCTATGCCCACGCCCAAATTTGGGGGCCGCTTCCCCCCGACACCATGTGGCTGGCTCCCGCGCAAGCCTGGCATGGCCAGGGATCTCCAGCCGTGGCAGATGCCTACTTGGCTCTCTATCATGATCAAGGTTTGATCCCGGTGAAGATGCTGGCTTTTGACCGGGCAGTCAACCTGACAACTGGGTTGCCTTTTGTTCGCACCTCTCCCGATCATGGCACCGCCTTCGACATTGCCGGCCAAGGGGTGGCCCGATGCGAGAGCCTCAAGCAGGCGATCCTGCTGGCGGCAGAACTGCTGGGCAAAAACCCCTCCTGA
- a CDS encoding DUF2555 domain-containing protein: MSARSKSKVEAPTKGMDPRQFTEADVAAIAERLERNEYPTVFGCLEDWHALRAVAFYAPHLVAPYAHLLEWEVDED; the protein is encoded by the coding sequence ATGTCTGCCCGATCCAAGTCCAAAGTGGAGGCCCCTACCAAGGGGATGGATCCCCGCCAGTTTACTGAAGCTGATGTGGCGGCAATTGCAGAGCGGTTGGAGCGCAATGAGTATCCGACCGTCTTTGGCTGCTTGGAAGACTGGCATGCCCTTCGAGCCGTTGCCTTTTATGCTCCCCACTTAGTGGCTCCCTATGCACACCTGTTGGAGTGGGAAGTGGATGAAGATTAG
- a CDS encoding alpha-ketoacid dehydrogenase subunit beta → MAETFLYNALRAALDEEMARDPNVFVLGEDVGHYGGSYKVTKDLYRKYGEMRLLDTPICENSFTGLAIGAAMTGLRPVVEGMNMGFLLLAFNQIANNAGMLRYTSGGNFKIPMVIRGPGGVGRQLGAEHSQRLEAYFQAVPGLKIVACSTPYNAKGLLKSAIRDDNPVLFFEHVLLYNLKEDLPEEEYLLPLDKAEIVRSGSDVTLLTYSRMRYHVLKAVDTLVQQEIDPEVIDLISLKPLDMGTIAASVRKTHRVIIVEEDMKSGGIGAELTARIMEELFDELDAPVIRLASQDIPTPYNGTLEAATIVQPADIVAAVERLLYAD, encoded by the coding sequence ATGGCCGAGACATTCCTTTACAACGCCTTGCGTGCTGCCCTCGACGAAGAAATGGCCCGGGATCCCAACGTATTTGTTTTGGGAGAAGATGTCGGCCATTACGGCGGCTCCTACAAAGTCACCAAAGACCTGTATCGCAAGTACGGGGAGATGCGCCTGCTGGATACCCCCATTTGCGAGAACAGCTTCACCGGCCTGGCCATCGGGGCAGCCATGACCGGCTTGCGCCCGGTGGTGGAAGGGATGAACATGGGCTTTCTGCTGCTGGCCTTCAACCAAATTGCCAACAATGCCGGTATGCTGCGCTACACTTCCGGGGGCAATTTCAAGATCCCGATGGTCATCCGCGGGCCGGGCGGGGTGGGTCGTCAGTTGGGAGCAGAACACTCGCAGCGGCTAGAGGCCTACTTCCAAGCGGTGCCCGGGCTTAAGATCGTGGCCTGTTCAACTCCCTATAATGCCAAGGGCTTGCTCAAGTCCGCCATCCGCGACGACAACCCCGTTCTCTTTTTCGAGCATGTGCTCCTGTACAACTTGAAAGAAGATCTGCCAGAAGAGGAATACCTTTTGCCTCTGGACAAAGCCGAAATCGTCCGATCCGGCTCCGATGTTACCCTGCTCACCTACTCCCGCATGCGCTACCACGTGCTCAAGGCCGTGGACACTTTGGTGCAGCAGGAGATCGACCCTGAGGTGATCGATTTAATCTCGCTGAAACCTTTAGATATGGGAACCATTGCCGCTTCGGTGCGCAAAACCCATCGGGTGATCATTGTTGAGGAAGACATGAAATCGGGTGGCATTGGGGCGGAACTGACAGCTCGCATCATGGAAGAACTGTTCGATGAGCTGGATGCGCCGGTGATACGTTTGGCTTCGCAGGACATTCCCACCCCCTACAACGGCACGCTGGAGGCGGCCACCATCGTGCAACCTGCAGATATTGTGGCGGCGGTGGAGCGGCTCCTCTACGCGGATTAG
- a CDS encoding DUF3084 domain-containing protein codes for MQGVLLILYMLVVSGLIAVVGDRVGYRIGKKRLTWFNLRPRHTAILVAVVTGVSISALTLGTLLLLNRSLSEALFSYTNQIAQAEQELRALNRQKALLEAENAALRVERDHLKMDLDQFRSQQSAAQTRLSEVRDQLAVALQERQEAEAKLAAANEQLAKVQPSLDRAHAELEAVKAEVESARQVIATLESQKQALQLDRDQLERSLDVVQAALTQLENQKNQLEQEIEQLNQLAVRLRRGELAILAGEVLATGVVEAPRGAKPEAIRRQFEHLLAQAEQRALALGSQPMPPLENAILIRREDADQALEKLQEPGSWAVRILSVTNRLKGEPVPVLVQIYPNQRIFAKGSVLAHGVIQPGLSENQIQQQLLGLLNQANQRSQEEGLLSDPITGTVGEFSQVKFLEVVQHLRQSTTPLDVKLVADTDIYTAGPLRVSFLMAEASGQPGSSGAQQAGRPEG; via the coding sequence ATGCAAGGCGTACTGCTGATCCTCTACATGTTGGTTGTCAGTGGCCTGATTGCCGTTGTTGGGGATCGGGTGGGCTACCGCATTGGCAAAAAGCGCCTTACCTGGTTTAACCTGCGCCCCCGCCATACCGCCATTCTGGTGGCCGTGGTGACCGGCGTGAGCATCTCCGCCCTGACTTTGGGCACACTGCTGCTCCTCAACCGCTCTCTGTCGGAGGCCCTGTTCAGCTACACCAACCAAATTGCCCAGGCGGAGCAAGAGCTGCGGGCCCTCAACCGCCAAAAAGCCCTCTTGGAAGCGGAAAATGCCGCTCTCAGGGTTGAGCGAGACCACCTCAAGATGGATCTCGACCAATTTCGCAGCCAGCAGTCGGCAGCCCAAACCCGCCTGAGCGAAGTGCGCGATCAGCTGGCAGTGGCGCTGCAGGAGCGGCAGGAGGCGGAGGCCAAGCTGGCGGCAGCCAACGAGCAACTGGCCAAGGTGCAGCCCAGTTTGGATCGAGCCCATGCCGAGTTGGAGGCAGTGAAGGCAGAGGTGGAGTCGGCCCGCCAGGTGATCGCCACCCTGGAGTCGCAAAAACAAGCCCTGCAACTGGATCGGGATCAGCTGGAGCGCTCCCTGGATGTGGTGCAGGCGGCCTTAACCCAACTGGAGAACCAGAAAAACCAGCTTGAGCAGGAGATCGAGCAGCTCAACCAATTGGCGGTGCGGCTGCGGCGGGGGGAACTGGCCATCTTGGCGGGGGAAGTTTTGGCAACAGGAGTTGTGGAGGCTCCAAGAGGGGCAAAACCAGAGGCGATCCGGCGGCAGTTTGAGCACCTTTTGGCCCAGGCGGAACAGCGGGCCCTTGCCCTTGGATCCCAGCCCATGCCCCCTCTGGAAAACGCGATCTTGATCCGCCGCGAGGATGCCGATCAAGCCTTGGAGAAGTTGCAAGAGCCCGGTAGCTGGGCGGTGCGCATTCTCTCTGTTACCAACCGGCTCAAGGGGGAGCCTGTGCCTGTGCTCGTGCAGATTTACCCCAACCAGCGGATTTTCGCCAAGGGATCCGTGCTGGCCCACGGGGTGATTCAACCGGGTTTGAGCGAAAATCAGATCCAACAGCAACTGCTGGGGCTGCTGAACCAGGCCAATCAGCGCTCGCAAGAGGAGGGGCTTCTCTCCGATCCCATCACCGGCACTGTGGGGGAGTTCTCCCAGGTCAAGTTTCTGGAGGTTGTGCAGCATCTCCGCCAGAGCACCACCCCTCTGGATGTGAAGCTAGTTGCCGACACCGACATCTACACGGCAGGACCGTTGCGGGTGAGTTTTCTGATGGCGGAAGCTTCTGGTCAACCCGGCTCTTCTGGGGCTCAGCAGGCGGGGCGTCCTGAGGGATGA